In a single window of the Papaver somniferum cultivar HN1 unplaced genomic scaffold, ASM357369v1 unplaced-scaffold_177, whole genome shotgun sequence genome:
- the LOC113337742 gene encoding uncharacterized protein LOC113337742 — MINEEENQILVGGGSKPVDGGEAEKKDQITMFGEYEIIRHEKIEIALGPSVYEKVKVKVYHNVIGDLCTCDITSNVTNGSVKQACVLHPEGIARWHEKARIRIPKERTNCPV, encoded by the exons AtgattaatgaagaagaaaatcagatCTTGGTTGGTGGTGGTAGCAAACCCGTTGACGGAGGAGAAGCGGAGAAAAAAGATCAGATAACAATGTTTGGAGAGTATGAAATTATAAGGCACGAAAAGATTGAGATTGC CTTAGGTCCCAGTGTGTATGAAAAGGTCAAGGTGAAAGTGTACCATAATGTGATTGGAGATCTGTGTACATGTGACATAACTTCAAATGTCACAAATGGCTCAG TAAAACAAGCATGCGTCCTGCATCCAGAAGGTATTGCGCGCTGGCACGAAAAAGCGAGAATCCGAATTCCGAAGGAACGCACAAACTGCCCAGTGTAA